In the Ochrobactrum sp. Marseille-Q0166 genome, one interval contains:
- a CDS encoding DUF6511 domain-containing protein, producing the protein MQPDDICHVCFRHSVGLGVQENKEPIRWLCKECADIAEHIRTRRRLDPYELRALDTGVEAVGEFLHSIQKTDLAECDELEARMLVKAAWEGCGRGMREALKDAPF; encoded by the coding sequence ATGCAGCCTGACGACATCTGCCACGTCTGCTTCCGTCACTCCGTAGGTCTCGGTGTGCAGGAAAACAAAGAACCGATCCGCTGGCTATGCAAGGAATGCGCTGACATTGCCGAGCATATCCGCACACGCCGCAGGCTAGATCCGTACGAACTTCGCGCGCTTGATACCGGAGTTGAGGCGGTTGGGGAGTTTTTGCACTCGATACAGAAAACCGACCTTGCGGAATGCGACGAGCTGGAAGCGCGCATGCTGGTGAAAGCCGCATGGGAAGGGTGTGGACGAGGGATGCGGGAAGCTTTGAAGGATGCGCCGTTTTAG
- a CDS encoding bifunctional DNA primase/polymerase, whose protein sequence is MQNITTQQFAEDPMLDVALSYQAQSWPVFPCRHCDEEIIDPQTGEIEILATKTPLTSNGFRGATLNERIVREYWRRNPSAMIGVPTGAPIGAWVLDIDPKHGGDETLAALESAHGALPATLTAETTSGGRHYFFRHRQGVRNRGALGSGVDVRGDGGYVIAAGSVPEVGLPYRWVSEQEPVDAPDWLLELVLPRSYESTYAAAPSVSGKINDRYVERAVQSELDDLALEPMGNRNNRLNDAAFRLGTFVGAGALAESEARALLQDVARGWGRDWPRCVKTIDNGLAAGARSPRSVPQNDNDNTRLVDISRMIANGLAKAEARTDGVPESVSGFDSSKKEPEQTTENKRAIIATPFVWKDPSTLPRREFAFGKHFIRKYVSVTVAPGGLGKTANSIVEALAMASGKALNGTKPPKRLKVWLFNAEDPRDELERRIMAACIHFNLKPADIDGHLFLDTGREQELVIAIDDKKGVRIQEPVVEAVVETISELGIDVMIVDPFVSTHQVNENDNGAIDKVAKLWAQVADRTNCSIDIVHHLRKVSDREATVEDARGAVSLIGAARSVRVLNRMSEAQASEAGLTHEARFSYFSVVYGKSNLSALSHKADWRKLESVALGNGQGLTKPQDHAPVVTSWAWPTSEEVAETLTEDERDAIRGVVNGGMYKPAPQAKEWVGRAVAYALQLDVDEETDKKRVGMITKALFAEGFLMKVEDRDPVQRRATTFVRAA, encoded by the coding sequence ATGCAGAATATCACCACTCAGCAATTTGCAGAAGACCCAATGCTCGACGTTGCCCTGTCTTATCAGGCGCAAAGCTGGCCCGTTTTTCCGTGCCGTCACTGCGACGAAGAAATCATTGATCCTCAGACAGGCGAAATCGAAATCCTCGCCACTAAGACCCCGCTCACGAGCAACGGGTTCCGTGGCGCGACACTGAACGAGCGCATCGTTCGCGAATACTGGCGCCGTAATCCTTCCGCGATGATCGGCGTGCCCACCGGTGCACCTATTGGTGCATGGGTTCTTGATATCGATCCCAAACACGGCGGCGACGAAACGCTTGCGGCGCTCGAGTCCGCACACGGCGCGCTGCCTGCAACGCTGACCGCAGAAACCACCAGCGGAGGCCGTCACTATTTCTTTCGTCATCGTCAGGGCGTTCGAAACCGCGGCGCGCTTGGCTCAGGCGTCGACGTGCGCGGTGACGGCGGTTATGTTATTGCGGCCGGGAGCGTGCCGGAGGTCGGCTTGCCTTATCGATGGGTATCCGAGCAAGAGCCGGTCGACGCGCCAGACTGGTTACTTGAGCTTGTATTGCCACGCTCATACGAAAGCACTTACGCCGCAGCTCCGTCTGTCAGCGGCAAGATCAACGACCGTTATGTCGAGCGTGCAGTTCAATCGGAGCTTGACGATCTTGCACTTGAACCGATGGGCAATCGCAACAATCGATTGAACGACGCCGCATTTCGTTTGGGAACTTTCGTCGGGGCGGGAGCTCTGGCTGAATCCGAAGCGCGTGCTCTGCTGCAGGATGTAGCCCGAGGATGGGGCCGCGACTGGCCGCGCTGCGTAAAGACGATCGACAACGGCCTTGCTGCTGGTGCCCGCAGCCCTCGCAGCGTGCCGCAGAATGACAACGACAACACGCGTCTGGTAGATATCAGCCGCATGATTGCCAATGGCTTGGCGAAAGCGGAGGCGCGCACCGATGGTGTTCCGGAGTCGGTTTCGGGATTTGATTCATCTAAAAAAGAACCGGAACAAACCACTGAAAATAAAAGAGCAATCATCGCGACGCCGTTCGTTTGGAAAGACCCTTCGACCCTGCCACGGCGTGAGTTTGCGTTCGGTAAGCACTTCATCCGGAAGTATGTTTCAGTGACGGTTGCGCCGGGCGGTCTCGGAAAAACTGCGAACAGTATCGTCGAGGCGCTGGCCATGGCTTCGGGTAAAGCGCTCAATGGCACGAAGCCTCCGAAGCGTCTGAAGGTCTGGTTGTTCAATGCGGAAGATCCCCGCGACGAGCTTGAGCGCCGCATCATGGCTGCGTGTATTCATTTCAATCTGAAGCCAGCTGATATCGATGGACATCTGTTTCTAGACACAGGTCGCGAGCAGGAATTGGTCATTGCGATCGACGACAAGAAAGGCGTGCGCATTCAGGAGCCAGTCGTTGAAGCAGTCGTTGAAACGATCTCTGAGCTTGGCATTGACGTGATGATTGTTGACCCCTTCGTGTCGACGCATCAGGTCAATGAAAACGACAACGGCGCAATCGACAAGGTGGCCAAGCTTTGGGCGCAGGTTGCTGACCGGACGAACTGCTCAATCGATATCGTGCATCATCTGCGTAAGGTGAGCGATCGTGAAGCGACTGTCGAAGACGCTCGTGGTGCTGTGTCCCTGATCGGTGCGGCACGCTCGGTGCGCGTGCTGAACCGCATGTCGGAAGCGCAAGCCAGTGAGGCTGGACTTACACACGAGGCGCGGTTTTCATATTTCAGCGTGGTCTATGGCAAATCGAACTTGTCGGCGCTTTCTCACAAGGCTGACTGGCGCAAGCTGGAAAGTGTCGCTCTGGGCAACGGGCAGGGCCTAACCAAGCCTCAAGACCATGCGCCAGTTGTGACGTCGTGGGCGTGGCCGACGAGCGAGGAAGTGGCTGAAACACTTACCGAAGACGAACGCGACGCAATCCGTGGCGTTGTGAACGGCGGCATGTACAAACCGGCGCCGCAGGCCAAGGAATGGGTAGGGCGTGCCGTTGCATATGCACTGCAGCTAGACGTTGACGAGGAGACAGATAAGAAGCGTGTCGGCATGATCACCAAGGCGCTGTTCGCTGAGGGCTTCTTAATGAAGGTGGAAGACCGGGACCCTGTTCAGCGCAGGGCCACGACGTTTGTTCGAGCGGCGTAA
- a CDS encoding acetamidase/formamidase family protein, with protein sequence MADGNFSGAKRSVVVDGFTNSVLDPKEPMLGPLQSGGTIIANTAPGCWGPMITPRLRGGHEVTKPVFIEGAEVGDGVVIRIRDVSVTSLATASGHDTVSNQFCLGDPFVAARCPTCDEVWPETHIEGVGQDSVRCNKCGEAIKPFTMEHGYTVVFDDTQSVGVTLPQDAARKIAENADHYASLPDNSVQHSILNYAPSDLVGAIVRMRPFLGQLGTTPSIAMPDSHNAGDFGSFLVGAPHSYALTPEQLLEHKTDGHMDIDAVRAGAVLVCPVKVKGAGVYMGDMHASQGDGEIAGHTMDVAGSVTLQVEVLKKYNNDGPVLFPLLEDLPPLARPFTEEERQKAFKLAQQWGVERAEEVAPISVIGTAQNMNAAIINGLERASKLLGMTVAEVRNRATVNGAIEIGRDPGVIQVTFLAPLKNLDAAGLGDIARKQYSL encoded by the coding sequence ATGGCGGATGGCAACTTTTCTGGCGCTAAACGTAGCGTTGTGGTTGATGGGTTCACGAATAGTGTTTTGGACCCGAAAGAGCCAATGCTCGGGCCATTGCAAAGCGGCGGCACAATCATTGCAAATACTGCTCCTGGGTGCTGGGGGCCAATGATAACTCCACGGTTGCGCGGTGGGCATGAGGTGACAAAGCCCGTTTTCATTGAAGGAGCTGAGGTTGGGGACGGAGTTGTCATTCGTATTCGAGACGTATCGGTCACGTCGTTAGCTACAGCTTCCGGTCATGACACGGTTTCCAATCAGTTTTGCTTGGGTGACCCCTTTGTAGCCGCACGATGCCCTACCTGTGACGAAGTCTGGCCTGAAACGCACATAGAAGGAGTGGGGCAAGATTCTGTCCGCTGTAATAAGTGTGGAGAGGCCATAAAGCCGTTCACCATGGAGCACGGTTACACCGTTGTTTTTGATGATACGCAGTCAGTAGGTGTAACACTGCCTCAAGATGCAGCGCGCAAGATCGCCGAAAATGCTGATCACTATGCATCTCTGCCGGATAACTCGGTGCAGCACTCAATCTTGAATTATGCTCCTTCGGACCTTGTTGGTGCAATCGTTCGAATGCGTCCATTCTTGGGGCAGCTAGGCACGACTCCGTCTATTGCTATGCCAGACTCACACAATGCAGGTGACTTTGGCTCCTTCCTTGTCGGAGCGCCTCACAGTTACGCGCTTACTCCAGAACAGCTTCTGGAGCATAAGACCGATGGTCATATGGATATCGACGCTGTTCGTGCAGGTGCGGTTTTAGTTTGTCCTGTAAAAGTTAAGGGTGCTGGCGTCTATATGGGCGACATGCATGCGTCGCAGGGGGACGGTGAAATCGCTGGTCACACCATGGACGTGGCAGGAAGTGTTACGCTTCAGGTTGAAGTTCTGAAAAAATATAACAATGACGGACCTGTATTATTTCCACTGCTGGAAGATCTTCCTCCACTGGCCCGTCCATTCACCGAGGAAGAGAGGCAGAAGGCGTTCAAATTGGCGCAACAATGGGGCGTTGAAAGAGCCGAAGAAGTGGCGCCGATCTCTGTTATTGGAACGGCACAGAATATGAATGCCGCAATCATCAACGGTTTGGAGCGTGCATCAAAGCTTCTTGGCATGACTGTTGCTGAAGTCCGTAATCGGGCCACAGTGAACGGAGCCATTGAGATTGGGCGCGACCCAGGTGTAATTCAGGTTACTTTTTTAGCGCCACTGAAGAATCTAGACGCGGCTGGTCTTGGAGACATTGCGCGCAAGCAATACAGCCTCTGA
- a CDS encoding PAS domain-containing sensor histidine kinase: MDKKFSFLHAEGRSVDEIKAVDWSRTPLGDPANWRPTLKTAVQMMLSSHFPKAICWGANYITLFNDAFRPILGKKAGCMGKPFSEIWAEAWSDISTIADKAYGGEATFIEDFPLVIDRYGFPEQCYFTFCYSPIRDDDGSVGGFMDTVVESTGKVEAEKNAAVFNAELAHRIKNNFSIINSIASQTFVHSDPEDLRVFAERIRALSNAHDVLRLGKHSNGHIKQLIAGTLAALAIESRVKVDGPDILIGPKGGSALSLLVHELSTNAIKYGALSNNIGSVSIEISSDLVDGIETLAFRWSEFGGPLVVQPDRKGFGSKLIRMGLSGGGVAKLDFLPTGVVAEFTAPLVSLMEENRHLHDSYDKRIHNPLSQSKYNHR; the protein is encoded by the coding sequence ATGGACAAAAAGTTCTCCTTTCTGCATGCAGAAGGCCGGTCGGTCGACGAGATTAAAGCAGTCGATTGGAGTAGAACGCCTTTAGGTGACCCCGCCAACTGGCGACCTACACTAAAAACCGCTGTTCAGATGATGCTTTCTTCACATTTTCCGAAAGCGATTTGTTGGGGTGCTAATTACATTACACTATTTAATGACGCGTTCCGTCCTATTTTGGGAAAGAAAGCGGGCTGCATGGGGAAGCCGTTTAGTGAAATATGGGCGGAGGCCTGGTCGGACATCAGCACCATCGCCGATAAGGCGTATGGGGGAGAAGCTACATTTATCGAGGACTTTCCTCTAGTAATTGATCGTTATGGCTTCCCTGAGCAGTGCTATTTCACGTTTTGCTATAGTCCCATTCGCGATGATGATGGCAGCGTTGGAGGCTTTATGGATACAGTTGTCGAAAGCACTGGAAAGGTTGAAGCTGAAAAAAATGCGGCAGTATTTAACGCCGAGTTGGCACATCGAATTAAAAACAATTTTAGCATCATCAATTCTATTGCGAGTCAAACGTTCGTCCATTCTGACCCCGAAGACCTCAGGGTGTTTGCCGAGCGAATAAGAGCTTTAAGCAATGCACACGATGTTTTGCGTTTAGGCAAACATTCGAACGGCCACATCAAGCAGCTGATTGCCGGCACATTGGCGGCGCTGGCTATCGAATCGCGTGTAAAGGTAGACGGTCCTGATATACTTATAGGCCCCAAGGGAGGATCCGCTCTTTCCCTCTTGGTTCATGAGCTCAGCACAAATGCAATTAAGTACGGCGCGCTCTCTAATAATATCGGCAGTGTCAGTATCGAAATATCTTCGGATTTAGTGGATGGTATTGAAACGCTGGCTTTCAGATGGAGCGAGTTTGGTGGGCCGCTGGTGGTTCAACCTGATAGAAAGGGGTTCGGTTCGAAACTCATAAGAATGGGGTTAAGTGGAGGCGGCGTCGCTAAGCTTGATTTTTTACCAACGGGAGTTGTTGCCGAGTTCACCGCGCCTCTTGTTTCTTTGATGGAAGAAAATCGTCATTTGCACGATAGCTATGACAAACGAATACACAACCCGCTGTCACAATCAAAATACAACCATAGGTAA
- a CDS encoding VRR-NUC domain-containing protein, with translation MARNRSRAPAAKTKATTQTVRINGVRTIITTRDGKVTTKAALPLEWELQAAQVRALRRLPEYVHTARDVRPGTFTLAGDQNAAKRGPKARAEALAAGLTPGEADVRIYLYGGVLRQIENKVGKAKLEPSQITRHPLLDALGFPVVVVRAVTEEDAAEQAVRLVKGWLSESATNQAA, from the coding sequence ATGGCTCGCAACCGCTCACGCGCGCCTGCAGCAAAAACAAAAGCCACGACGCAAACCGTCCGCATCAATGGCGTTCGAACAATCATCACGACACGAGATGGAAAGGTGACGACAAAAGCGGCCCTGCCTCTGGAATGGGAACTGCAAGCTGCACAGGTTCGGGCATTACGCAGATTGCCAGAATACGTTCACACAGCGCGAGACGTTCGACCGGGAACATTCACACTGGCTGGAGATCAAAACGCAGCCAAGCGTGGCCCCAAGGCAAGAGCCGAAGCATTAGCAGCAGGACTGACGCCGGGAGAAGCAGACGTCCGGATATACCTCTACGGTGGCGTACTGAGGCAAATCGAAAACAAGGTCGGCAAGGCCAAACTCGAACCAAGCCAGATAACCCGCCATCCGTTGCTTGATGCTCTCGGCTTTCCCGTCGTGGTCGTCAGGGCTGTCACCGAAGAAGATGCAGCAGAGCAGGCAGTCAGGTTGGTTAAAGGCTGGTTGAGTGAAAGCGCGACAAACCAAGCCGCGTAA
- a CDS encoding HNH endonuclease signature motif containing protein: protein MFCLQVGDVEPATVCDHVIAHKGDEFLFWDAGNLQSLCKTCHDRTKQRLERGQDIVTFGADGWPI from the coding sequence ATGTTCTGCTTACAGGTAGGCGACGTTGAACCGGCGACGGTATGCGATCATGTCATCGCTCATAAGGGCGACGAGTTCCTCTTCTGGGATGCAGGCAACCTTCAGTCACTTTGCAAGACGTGCCATGACCGAACCAAGCAACGCTTGGAGCGAGGCCAGGACATCGTGACCTTCGGGGCCGACGGGTGGCCGATTTGA
- a CDS encoding P27 family phage terminase small subunit, producing the protein MGARGPRPETPEIQALKGNPGKRKKRAPSIRPNGDVYIPNYLDDDARECFEMIVSAMPPSTYAATDAGGIAVYAAAWADHKRATEALKTLPALVPGSTGNLSVNPWFKIKNEAARIMMAMGDRLGLDPKSRAGLVAPEEKPKSKFAGLIGQSAVKA; encoded by the coding sequence ATGGGCGCAAGAGGGCCAAGGCCTGAAACGCCTGAAATTCAGGCGCTGAAGGGCAATCCGGGCAAGCGAAAGAAGCGTGCCCCGTCGATACGTCCTAACGGCGATGTTTATATTCCAAACTATTTAGATGACGATGCCCGCGAGTGCTTCGAGATGATCGTCTCGGCTATGCCGCCAAGCACTTACGCGGCGACAGATGCGGGCGGTATTGCCGTTTACGCGGCCGCATGGGCCGACCATAAGCGCGCGACAGAAGCGTTAAAAACATTACCGGCATTGGTGCCAGGGTCGACCGGGAATCTGTCAGTAAACCCATGGTTCAAAATCAAGAATGAAGCTGCACGCATTATGATGGCGATGGGCGACCGCTTAGGGTTGGATCCAAAATCGCGTGCTGGTCTTGTTGCGCCAGAGGAGAAGCCAAAATCGAAGTTCGCAGGCCTGATTGGGCAAAGCGCGGTGAAGGCGTAA
- a CDS encoding terminase TerL endonuclease subunit, with product MIQFIELLRVPSGEGQGGQLLLRPWQKQFISDLYAPHDAKGLRRVRRALLSVARKNGKTAIIAAIALAHLIGPEAIQNGEIYSAANDREQAAQVFKFIRQLVEADEELSQALDVVPSTKTVVCKSNGSFYRALSAEAGTKHGLNPSVWIYDELAQSKNQELYEVMNTSQGARQEPLGIVISTQSPDPEHPLSKLIDDGLVADDQTVLVHLYCADDDADIMDVDAWNAANPALGDFRSIEDLKALAVQASRMKTMESSFRNLYLNQRVDQTSPLIPRSEWKACQTGGTLIAGERAFFALDLSGVHDLTSLVGVSADASEDRLKAWNWKPQEFLLDHAKRDRAPYDVWAAEGWLDTPPGRAIDYAYVAQRIAEIREEYDVVGLAYDRWRIEQLLVEFQRIGVDVYIDGKDKPFDGALRLVPWGQGYRDMSPAVEALEASVIHRRLKHDGNPVLTFCFANAIVATDASGNRKLDKSKTRFRIDGAVASAMAIGLKAREVTPEERENLDDFINNMVVIA from the coding sequence GTGATCCAGTTCATTGAGCTGTTGCGCGTACCGAGCGGTGAAGGACAGGGCGGGCAACTACTGCTTAGACCTTGGCAAAAGCAGTTCATATCCGATTTGTATGCGCCGCATGACGCGAAAGGCCTTCGACGCGTGAGGCGGGCCTTGCTGTCAGTTGCGCGTAAAAACGGCAAGACGGCGATTATTGCTGCCATTGCACTGGCTCATCTTATCGGGCCTGAGGCTATACAGAATGGAGAAATCTATTCAGCCGCTAATGATCGAGAGCAGGCGGCACAGGTTTTCAAATTTATTCGCCAGTTGGTGGAAGCTGATGAAGAATTAAGCCAAGCGCTTGACGTCGTACCGTCGACCAAAACTGTTGTGTGCAAGAGCAATGGCTCCTTTTACAGGGCGCTGAGCGCCGAAGCAGGCACAAAGCACGGATTAAACCCATCTGTTTGGATTTACGACGAGCTTGCCCAGTCTAAAAATCAAGAGCTCTATGAGGTAATGAATACTTCTCAGGGCGCTCGGCAAGAGCCGCTTGGGATCGTCATTTCTACACAGTCGCCAGATCCTGAACATCCGCTTTCAAAGTTGATCGATGATGGCCTTGTAGCCGACGATCAAACCGTTCTAGTTCACCTGTATTGCGCAGATGACGACGCCGATATCATGGACGTAGATGCGTGGAACGCAGCAAATCCGGCTTTAGGAGACTTCAGGTCTATTGAAGATCTCAAGGCGCTTGCTGTGCAGGCGTCTCGCATGAAGACAATGGAATCGAGTTTTCGGAACCTGTATCTCAACCAGCGTGTAGATCAGACGTCCCCGCTGATTCCTCGTTCCGAATGGAAGGCGTGCCAGACAGGCGGAACACTTATAGCTGGAGAACGAGCCTTTTTTGCCCTCGATCTTTCGGGCGTGCATGATCTGACCTCTCTTGTCGGTGTGAGCGCCGACGCGAGTGAGGATAGGTTAAAGGCGTGGAACTGGAAGCCACAAGAGTTTCTGCTAGATCATGCAAAACGCGATCGTGCACCTTACGATGTTTGGGCAGCGGAAGGGTGGCTAGATACGCCTCCGGGCCGTGCTATTGATTATGCGTATGTTGCTCAGCGAATAGCTGAAATTCGCGAAGAATATGATGTTGTCGGGTTGGCATATGATCGCTGGCGCATCGAACAGCTGCTTGTCGAATTTCAGCGCATTGGTGTCGACGTCTATATCGACGGTAAGGATAAGCCATTTGATGGCGCGTTGCGCCTTGTTCCGTGGGGGCAGGGATATCGCGATATGTCACCAGCGGTTGAAGCACTTGAAGCTTCAGTGATTCATCGTCGCTTAAAGCACGATGGCAATCCCGTGCTGACTTTCTGCTTTGCGAACGCGATCGTGGCAACTGACGCATCCGGTAATCGCAAACTCGATAAGAGCAAAACTAGATTTCGTATCGACGGCGCCGTCGCATCAGCGATGGCGATCGGCCTGAAGGCTCGCGAAGTTACACCCGAAGAGCGGGAAAACCTCGATGACTTTATCAATAACATGGTCGTCATCGCCTAA
- a CDS encoding phage portal protein, producing the protein MGFIDRWVGKPIKLTDGEFWRGFFGLGTTSGETVTYEKALELDAVWACVNLIANSVKTLPCNVFKDDGVTIDRENVLYELLHDMPNLDDTASDFWAMVAMCLCLDGNFFAEKKMNGGRLTALNPFHPLAVKVCRDDRNNRYYEVTETTKGKSGTIRRISEDKMFHVRGMVIPGCDRGLSPIGVVRNTVGNALAGEKTAGKMFANGMQVAGVLSSDQILKSDQRKQLGEVLSQFAGSDKAGKIAVLEAGLKYQQLTINPQDAQMLETRQFSVEQICRIFGVPPVMIGHASNGTTTWGSGIEQLILQFTKTCLTPLLRSIESAVYRDLLDAKTRKTTVVKFNMEGLLRGDSQARADFLQKMVNTGIYTPDEARSYENKASKPGGDQLIVNGTMQPLHGIGHNGGPSIDDAPETSAA; encoded by the coding sequence ATGGGCTTCATTGATAGATGGGTCGGAAAACCCATCAAGCTCACCGACGGCGAGTTCTGGCGAGGTTTCTTCGGCCTTGGAACTACGTCAGGTGAAACAGTCACTTATGAAAAGGCTCTAGAGCTCGATGCCGTATGGGCGTGCGTAAATCTCATAGCTAATTCTGTGAAGACGCTGCCCTGCAACGTGTTCAAAGACGACGGCGTCACCATTGATCGTGAAAACGTTCTCTATGAGCTACTCCACGATATGCCCAATCTTGATGACACAGCGTCTGATTTTTGGGCGATGGTGGCCATGTGCCTTTGTCTGGACGGTAACTTTTTCGCCGAAAAGAAGATGAACGGCGGTCGCCTTACAGCTTTGAATCCGTTTCATCCACTAGCTGTTAAGGTCTGCCGTGACGATCGGAACAATCGCTATTACGAAGTGACTGAAACCACCAAAGGCAAGTCAGGCACCATCCGCCGTATCAGCGAAGATAAGATGTTCCACGTTCGGGGCATGGTTATTCCTGGTTGTGATCGTGGTCTTTCGCCAATTGGCGTTGTCAGGAACACTGTCGGCAACGCGCTTGCGGGTGAAAAGACGGCTGGCAAGATGTTTGCCAACGGCATGCAGGTTGCGGGCGTTCTTTCATCTGACCAGATCCTTAAGTCGGATCAACGTAAGCAGCTTGGTGAAGTGCTTAGCCAGTTCGCAGGGTCCGATAAGGCTGGCAAGATTGCCGTTCTCGAAGCTGGACTTAAATACCAGCAGCTAACGATCAATCCACAAGATGCACAGATGCTCGAAACGCGGCAATTCAGCGTTGAGCAGATCTGCCGCATCTTCGGCGTGCCCCCTGTCATGATTGGCCATGCGTCGAACGGGACGACCACTTGGGGCAGCGGGATTGAGCAGCTAATCCTGCAGTTTACCAAGACATGCCTCACTCCGTTACTGCGCAGTATTGAATCGGCAGTCTATCGCGATTTGCTGGACGCAAAGACGCGCAAAACGACTGTTGTAAAGTTCAATATGGAAGGCTTGCTGAGAGGCGATAGCCAAGCGCGCGCTGACTTCCTGCAGAAGATGGTCAATACCGGCATTTATACGCCAGATGAGGCCCGCAGTTACGAAAACAAGGCGTCCAAACCAGGGGGCGATCAGCTCATCGTCAACGGAACAATGCAACCTTTGCACGGCATCGGCCACAACGGCGGACCATCGATTGATGACGCGCCCGAAACGAGCGCTGCTTAA